The following is a genomic window from Planifilum fulgidum.
ACGAAGGACGCCATCAACATGGTGGAGGCGGGCTGTGACGAGGTTCCCGAGAAAGTGGTGCTGGAGGGAATCCTGTTCGGCCACAAAACGATCAAAAAACTGGTGGAATTCCAGGAACAGATTGTTGAGGCCGTCGGGAAGGAGAAGATGGAGCCCGAGTTGGCCAAGGTGGATGAGGAACTGGAGAGCCTGGTGCGCGATCTCGCCACGGACCGGGTCATCGAGGCCGCCAAGGTGGTGGAAAAACAGGCGCGGCAGGAGGCCTTGGACGCGATCCGGGATGAGCTGCTGGAGGCGTTGGCGGAGGATTATCCGGAACCGGAGCAGCAAAGGGATATTGAAAAGGTTCTGGAAATGATTCTGAAAGAGGAAGTCCGGCGGATGATCCTGGAGGAGTCCAGGCGCCCCGACGGACGGGGACCCGAGGATATTCGCCCCCTGTACAGCGAAACCTCCCTGTTGCCTCGCGCCCATGGTTCGGGCCTTTTCCGGCGCGGACAGACCCAGGTGTTGAGCGTCTGCACCCTGGGGGCCCTCGGGGATGTGCAGATTCTCGACGGGCTTGATCTGGAAGAGTCGAAGCGGTTCATGCATCACTATAACTTCCCGCCGTACAGTGTCGGGGAGACCCGTCCGCTGCGGTCGCCCGGTCGGCGGGAGATCGGTCACGGAGCCCTCGGAGAGCGCGCCCTGGAACCGATCATCCCTTCGGAAGACGAGTTTCCGTACACCATCCGCCTCGTTTCGGAGGTGTTGGAGTCCAACGGATCCACTTCCCAGGCCAGCATCTGCGCTTCCACCCTTGCGCTGATGGATGCGGGCGTTCCCATCAAGGCGCCGGTGGCCGGAATCGCCATGGGCTTGGTCAAGGAAGGGGATCGGGTGGTGGTGTTGACCGACATCCAGGGGCTCGAGGACCATCTGGGAGACATGGACTTCAAGGTGGCGGGAACCCGCAAAGGCATCACCGCGCTTCAGATGGACATCAAGATCAAGGGGATCGACCGGGAAATCCTGGATCAGGCACTAAGGCAAGCCAGGAAGGCCCGGATGAAGATCCTCGACCACATGGCGAAAACGCTGCCCAAGCCGCGGAAGGAACTGTCCCCGTATGCGCCCAAGATTCTCACCCTGCGTATTCATCCGGACAAGATCCGCGATGTGATCGGACCCAGCGGCCGGGTGATCAACCGGATCATCGACGAGACGGGCGTGAAGATCGACATCGAACAGGACGGGCGCATCTACATCGCCTCGACGGATCCCAAACAAAACGAGGCCGCCAAAAAGATCATCGAGGATCTCGTCCGCGAGGTGGTGGTGGGCGAAGTCTACATGGGCACGGTGAAGCGGGTGGAGAAATACGGCGCCTTTGTCGAGGTGCTCCCGGGCAAGGAAGGCTTGGTCCACATTTCCCAGCTGGATGCAAACCGTGTCAACAAGGTGTCCGACGTGGTCAAGGTGGGAGACACCATCATGGTGAAGGTGACGGAGATCGACGATCAGGGTCGGATCAATTTGTCCCGAAAGGCGGTTCTGAAGGAACGGTCTTCGGTGAAATAAGGCCGGGCAAATGCCCGTCCCATTATTTTTTCACAAAAAGAGCGGAGCAATCTGGCTCTTTTTTGTGTTTATAAAGCATCTCCGGCTCATACCCAATCCTTCGGCTGCATAACGTTTAGTGGACAAAGAGTGGGAGGTGCTGAGGCCGTGCGGCACGGTGCCCGAATCCGAATGCTCGGCTGGCTGATCCCGGTGCTTCCGCTTCTTTTGGCCCTGGTTCAGTCGCCGGCGGTGACCGCCTATGTCGCCGCGGTGAAGGAGGGGACTTTTCCGGCCTTTGCGGAGGGAGATCTCCGTTCCAGGATCGAAGCGGAAGCGAAGCGCCGCTTTGAACCTCCCGTCGACGCGCGGATTGACAAGGTCTGGAAGGCGATTCCCGGATACGACGGCTTGGCGGTGGATGTGGAGGAGACTTACCGGCTGGCCAAAAAGCGGGAACCCGGATCGCCCATTTCCTGGGTCTACAAGGTGGTGCCCGCACGGATTTCCCTGGACGACCTGGAGCCCCAGCCCATCTACCGGGGAAATGAGAAGAAGCCCATGGTCGCCCTCATGGTGAATGTCTCCTGGGGAACGGAGCACCTGCGGACGATGGTTCAGGTGTTGAAGGAAAATCAGGTTCCCGCCACCTTTTTCCTGGAGGGCTCCTGGTTGAAAAAACATCCGGAAGAGGCCCGGCTCCTGATGAAGGAAGGGCACGAAATCGGCAACCATGCTTATTCCCACCCGCAGATGAGCCGGCTTTCCCCCGCCCGGATCCGCGGGGAGCTCATCCGAACGGAGCAGTTGATCGAGGAGACCCTCGGCGTCCGTTCCAGATGGTTTGCCCCCCCTGCCGGGGATTATAATCAGAGGGTGGTGGAGGAAGCGGACCGGTTGGGGATGAAAACGGTCCTGTGGACCGTGGACACGGTGGACTGGCGAAAAAGTTCCACTCCTGAAATCATGGTGGAACGGGTGAGGAGGGGAGTTGCGGGCGGTTCCCTCATCCTGATGCATCCGACGGACCGCACGGTGAAAGCCCTTCCGGAAATCATCCGAGTGATCAAGGAAAAGGGACTCCGGCTGGGGACCGTCAGCGAGGTGTTGTCCCCGAAGCGGCTGGAGCCGGTTGAGCCGATGGTGACCTTCTGATATAGTTAGGTTGTTGCTTCCATTGAAATGATTTTTTCGCTCGAATTTGCGGCATTGGGAAATGTAAGGAGGATCCCTGTGATCGTCAGGCACACTTTGCCCAACGGCGTGCGCATCGTCGCTGAACCCATCCACCATGTCCGCTCCGTTGCCCTCGGTTTTTGGGTCGGCACGGGTTCCCGGAACGAAACGGATGAAATCAACGGCGTATCCCATTTTCTCGAACACATGATGTTCAAGGGCACGAAGAAGCGGACGGCCCGGCAGCTTGCCGAAGCCTTCGATGAGATCGGCGGTCAGGTGAATGCCTTTACGTCGAAGGAACTGACCTGCTACTATGCGAAGGTGCTGGATCAGCATTTTTCGGCCGCCCTGGAGATTTTGGCGGATATGTTTTTCGGGTCGACGCTGCCCGATGAAGAGATCGAAAAGGAGAAAAAGGTGATCATCGAGGAGATCCGCATGGTGGAGGACACGCCGGACGATCTCATCCATGATCTCCTTTCAAAGGCGGTGATGGGAAAGCACCCCCTGGGCTTCCCCATTCTCGGCAGTATCGAAAACATTCAGGCGTTTGACCGGTCCCGCCTGGAAAACTACCGCCGCCGGCAATATCGTCCCGATCAGACGGTGATCGCTCTGGCCGGCCGTCTGCCGGAGGATTTTCTGGACCAGATCGAATCGTATTTTTCCGCCTTTCCAAAGGGCGGGGACGCTTCGGTGTGCCGGCCGCCCGTTTTCCGGTCGGATGTCGTGGCCCGCAAAAAATCGACGGAACAGACGCACCTCTGCCTGGGACTTCCCGGCCTGGCGATTCAGGACCCGCGAATTTACGCACTCATCTTGCTGAACAACATGCTGGGAGGGAACATGAGCTCCCGGCTCTTTCAGAAGGTGCGGGAGGAACGGGGGTTGGCCTATTCCGTCTATTCCTACCACATGGCCTACCGGGACTGCGGCCTCTTCGCGGTCTATGCGGGCACGGGCCCCGGCCAGGAAAACGAACTGATCCGGCTCATCTTCGAAATCCTGGACGAATTGCGGCAGTCCGGCGTGGAGGAATCCGAACTGAACAAGGCCAAGGAACAGCTCAAGAGCGGGTACATGCTGAGCCTGGAAAGCACCAACAACCGGATGAGCCGGTTGGGGAAAAACGAGCTCCTGCTGGGGAAACACGTGACCCTGGATGAGACGATCGAGTGCATCGAGCGGGTGACGACGGAGGACATCCTCGAACTGGCACGGGATCTCTTTTCCCGGCCCGCTTCCCTTGCCGTGATTTCCCCGTCGGGGGAGATTCCCTCGGCGTACGGGAGGGATGCCCTTGTTTGAGATTGCCGTCAAGCGGTTGCCGGGATGCGAAGACCTTCCGCTTCCCCGAAAAATGTCCCGGGGCGCCAGCGGATTGGACCTGCATGCCGCCGTCGATCAACCCGTGACCCTGACACCCGGCCGGTGGAAACTGATTCCGACGGGGATCGCTCTGGAAATGCCCGAGGGCGTGGAAGCCCAGGTTCGCCCCCGGAGCGGATTGGCCTTAAAACACGGAGTCACGGTGCTGAACAGTCCGGGGACCATCGATTCCGACTACCGGGGGGAAGTGGGGGTGATCCTGATCAACTTGGGAGATGAACCGTTCGTCCTTCACCGGGGAGACCGCATCGCCCAGCTGGTGTTCGGCAGGGTGCTCGATGTCCGGTTGAAGGAGGTGGAGCGGCTCGGCTTCACGGAGCGGGGCGGAGGCGGTTTCGGACATACCGGAAAATGACGGTTTTAAGCTTGGAGCAAGACCTCCTGCGGGGAGCGGATGGCGGGGTGGACGGATTGAAGAGGACCGACCGGGAGCTGGAAAGGATGCGCGAGCAGCTGTACCGGATGATCAGCCGGGCAGGCTTTCGCTTTTCTTCGGATGAGGCGCTTTGGATCAGCGGAAAAATGGATGAACTGATTCTCCAATATTACAGGGAAAGAGACACCGGCTGCCAAAAGCGGTCATTCTTCGGTTCCCGCCGAAGATGACCGCTTCTTTTTTTCGGTTTGCGCGGGACGGTTTTTCGGGCGGGGGATATATTCCCGGATTCCCTTCAATAACGTATAGCAGAGGGGCTTGTGTCGGGGGATCTCCGGCCGCCCCGCGGAAGGAGGATGGGCATGCGCTGGAGCGAATTGGCCGAAAAGGAACTGATCGATTTGGTCAACGGGGAGCGACTGGGATTGATGGGTGAAGCGGATCTTGTGGTGGACCCGGGCAGTGGACGGGTGAAATCCCTGGTTTTGTCGGGGGGCGGGTCCCTCTTTCGGAAAAAAAGGGAGGAGATTACGATCGATTGGGGGATGATCCGC
Proteins encoded in this region:
- the pnp gene encoding polyribonucleotide nucleotidyltransferase — encoded protein: MEPKIFTFDLAGRPLKMEIGKYANFANGSVLVRYGDTAVITTAVASKETKDTDFFPLTVNYEERLYAVGKIPGGFIKREGRPSEKAVLASRLIDRPIRPLFPEGLRNEVQVIATVLSVDQNCSPEIAAMLGASTALSISDIPFDGPIGGVIVGRVNGKFVINPTVEQMEKSDMHLVVAGTKDAINMVEAGCDEVPEKVVLEGILFGHKTIKKLVEFQEQIVEAVGKEKMEPELAKVDEELESLVRDLATDRVIEAAKVVEKQARQEALDAIRDELLEALAEDYPEPEQQRDIEKVLEMILKEEVRRMILEESRRPDGRGPEDIRPLYSETSLLPRAHGSGLFRRGQTQVLSVCTLGALGDVQILDGLDLEESKRFMHHYNFPPYSVGETRPLRSPGRREIGHGALGERALEPIIPSEDEFPYTIRLVSEVLESNGSTSQASICASTLALMDAGVPIKAPVAGIAMGLVKEGDRVVVLTDIQGLEDHLGDMDFKVAGTRKGITALQMDIKIKGIDREILDQALRQARKARMKILDHMAKTLPKPRKELSPYAPKILTLRIHPDKIRDVIGPSGRVINRIIDETGVKIDIEQDGRIYIASTDPKQNEAAKKIIEDLVREVVVGEVYMGTVKRVEKYGAFVEVLPGKEGLVHISQLDANRVNKVSDVVKVGDTIMVKVTEIDDQGRINLSRKAVLKERSSVK
- a CDS encoding polysaccharide deacetylase family protein, whose translation is MRHGARIRMLGWLIPVLPLLLALVQSPAVTAYVAAVKEGTFPAFAEGDLRSRIEAEAKRRFEPPVDARIDKVWKAIPGYDGLAVDVEETYRLAKKREPGSPISWVYKVVPARISLDDLEPQPIYRGNEKKPMVALMVNVSWGTEHLRTMVQVLKENQVPATFFLEGSWLKKHPEEARLLMKEGHEIGNHAYSHPQMSRLSPARIRGELIRTEQLIEETLGVRSRWFAPPAGDYNQRVVEEADRLGMKTVLWTVDTVDWRKSSTPEIMVERVRRGVAGGSLILMHPTDRTVKALPEIIRVIKEKGLRLGTVSEVLSPKRLEPVEPMVTF
- a CDS encoding M16 family metallopeptidase; translation: MIVRHTLPNGVRIVAEPIHHVRSVALGFWVGTGSRNETDEINGVSHFLEHMMFKGTKKRTARQLAEAFDEIGGQVNAFTSKELTCYYAKVLDQHFSAALEILADMFFGSTLPDEEIEKEKKVIIEEIRMVEDTPDDLIHDLLSKAVMGKHPLGFPILGSIENIQAFDRSRLENYRRRQYRPDQTVIALAGRLPEDFLDQIESYFSAFPKGGDASVCRPPVFRSDVVARKKSTEQTHLCLGLPGLAIQDPRIYALILLNNMLGGNMSSRLFQKVREERGLAYSVYSYHMAYRDCGLFAVYAGTGPGQENELIRLIFEILDELRQSGVEESELNKAKEQLKSGYMLSLESTNNRMSRLGKNELLLGKHVTLDETIECIERVTTEDILELARDLFSRPASLAVISPSGEIPSAYGRDALV
- the dut gene encoding dUTP diphosphatase produces the protein MPLFEIAVKRLPGCEDLPLPRKMSRGASGLDLHAAVDQPVTLTPGRWKLIPTGIALEMPEGVEAQVRPRSGLALKHGVTVLNSPGTIDSDYRGEVGVILINLGDEPFVLHRGDRIAQLVFGRVLDVRLKEVERLGFTERGGGGFGHTGK
- a CDS encoding aspartyl-phosphate phosphatase Spo0E family protein, with amino-acid sequence MDGLKRTDRELERMREQLYRMISRAGFRFSSDEALWISGKMDELILQYYRERDTGCQKRSFFGSRRR
- a CDS encoding YlmC/YmxH family sporulation protein, with protein sequence MRWSELAEKELIDLVNGERLGLMGEADLVVDPGSGRVKSLVLSGGGSLFRKKREEITIDWGMIRKIGPEMVIVALGKTGVSKG